TCTGAGGTTCGGCGATGCCTGCGCGCACAGCAGCCCGACTTGGAACACCTTGAGAGCTTCCGCCTCCGAGCATTGGTCGCGGAGGTTCGGGTCCAGGAGCTCCATGAGGGTGCCGGCGTTGTAGTGCTTCCATAACTGAAAATGGAAGGATGTCAGCATCAGGTTGTCTGAAATGCTACAGTATGCTAGTACTTGACAACAGAGGTGAAATGGGAGAATGTACCTGAGACATGAGGGACAATCCCTCGGCCGATGACGCCACAGAGTTGTGGTTCTTGCGGCCGGTGACGATCTCAAGGACCAGCACACCATAGCTGTAGATGTCGGCCTTCTCCGTCAGCTGCCCGTGAACGATGTACTCCGGAGCCATATATCCACTGCAAAAATGTAGGCATGGTCGGTTCTATTTCTTCGGACACATTGCACAATTTATCGCAACATTTCCTTCAACCCTTGATCAGATTAGATGGCTTTTTTTTTTGGCGAGGTGACCAGATTAGATGTTTTGGACAAGTGAAACTTACAATGTTCCCGCGAGGCCGGTGCTGAGGTGGGTCTGATCTTCCATGAAGTTCCTGGCCAGGCCGAAATCGCCAATCTTAGGCCTGAACCTCTCATCCAACATCACATTGCTGGCCTTGATGTCCCTATGTATGATCCTGACCTCGGAGCCACTATGGAGGTATGACAAACCCTCCGCCGCCCCGAGGACAATCTCCGACCGCCGCTCCCAATCCAACGCGTTCTTCTTGAAAGCATCTGCATCAACAAGCATGGAAGATCAGTCAAAATGAAAATCCACCATTTGAAGTATGACATTTTTTTTTCAGAATGCAGGAGTTGTTTTTATTTTCTTACCAAAAAGGTAGTGATCGAGGCTGGTGTTGCAGAGGTACTCGTAGACGAGGAGGCTCTCAGGGCCCTCGACGCTGCACCCGAGGAGCTTGACGAGGTTCTTGTGCTGCACCTGGCTGACGAGCTTCACCTCGTTGAAGAACTGGTCGGTCCACTGCCGCGTGTTGAGGTAGAGCCGCTTCACGGCGATCTCCCGGCCATCCGGAAGCACGCCCTGTGATATCCATCATATTATCGGGATGTCAAATTCAGATGAAGCAAGCATTTCAAGAAAGATGATCAATGAAATTCAGTGTTGCATTGTGCCAAATGTGTGGTGTTCCAAATGACACGGCAATGCACCTTGTAAACTGAACCGTAGCCGCCCTGGCCGAGCTTGTTGATCTGATTGAAGTCATCGGTCGCCTTGCGCAGCTCCTCGTACCGGAAGCCGAGCTGCGACGACATGATGGTGCGGATGATCTCGCCAGAGCCATCCATGTCTACAAAGTGTCAGAAACTCTCGTCAGATCATAGTGCAGCATCAGATATTCAGATGTAGTAAGTGGTTGCAATTTTACAGTTTTGCATACCGTCGTGGAGGTCGTCTCTCCTGGGCCTCATTCGTGTCCAGATAAATACTATGCCGATGACAGCCATGGCGGAGAGGACGGATGCGAAGACGATGATGATTATGTGCCGGGCTGCCATGGAtaattcagaagaagaagaaagatgtCATATTCATGGCGTTTCATACGGTTTTTTTTTTTTGCTGTTTTCAGGCTCTGAAACCTGAAATATCGGTACGTGAATGCGCCGTTGCTGTCAGCAGAATTCAGACACGACACGGCACGACACTTGGACCAAGAACGGAATTACGACCGAGAATGTGTGTGCTGTACTCACTGGatgacccgccgccgccgccggctttcGCCGGCAGGTAGAAGGGCTGCGTGGAGTACCTGACGACACAGCCGGCGTTGAGCCCGTACCCCTCGGCGGCGCCGGGAAGGCACTGCCGCACCACCCGGTCCCGCGCGCTCTCCGTGCATGCCGTGCACGCCGTGGCGTTCAGCGACCTCCAGCACTGCGCCGCCGCGTACACTCGCGCGCCGGTCGGCATCGCGGACGCCGACGCCGACCCGGCGTAGTAGTACCCCCTCGCCCCTGGCGCGGTCGCCGTGACGTTGCGCACcagcgcggcggccgcggccgcgaaCGCCGGGGTTGCCGGCGCGGTGTCCTTGGAGCACAGGAACGTGTcgccggcgtcggtggcggcggcggtaaAGTTGCCGGCGCCGTAGCGGAGGAAGCAGCCGTCGACGTAGATGCGGCCGCCGTCGGCCGGGAGGCAGTGGGGCAGCTTCACGCGGCTCTGCGCGTAGCAGAGCTGGCAGTCGGTCGGGGAGAGGTAGGCGAGGCACTGGCCGAGCCCGAAGACGGAGAAgttgccggagccggaggaggcggcgcCGAAGCCGGAGCGCGTCACGTTCTGGTAGATGAGCTCCAGGGTGTTGACGAAGCTCACGTCGAACGACTCCGGGTCGGCCGCCTGCCTGGACCCGCACACCGTGTCCAGGATCGCCGGCGCCGCGACCGCGTCCGCGTGCGCGCCCGCGGCCACGACGGCGACGGCCCCGGCGAGGACGATGCACCGGAGCACGCCCGCCGCGGCCGGGAGAAGAGAGTGGCGGCCGCGGGGTCTTCCCGGACGTCGCTGCATGGCGGCGTGCTCGCGCACCTGCAGGCGTGCcagcgcgtgcgtgcgtgcgtgcgcgcggGTGGACGATTGTTTTGCCTCTGGGCGCGGCGGGTCTCCGGGTTTTGTACGGTGGCACGTTGCGGTGTGTCGTTTCTTTCTTTCAGGTCTGAACTGCTTCAAGTGGCCGGCTGCTAAGCTGCTATAGCTTATGTGGACTGATGTGAGACAGTTGAGGCCTTGAGGGCGTACGTGCCACATCATTCGGCACCGAAGTAAGTAAGCACGCAGTTATAAAAAAAAATCATGTGATCCACTCACATAATTGAGATCAAAATATCTAGTAACCTGTTAGAGCCATCTGATAGAACACGaagtgttctttttcttcttcttttttgccggAAAGATAGAACATGAAATCTATTGTAATACTACAAAAACGATGAGAAGATCTTAATTGGATGGTACACCGGTCTATATGAACATGACGTTCATGTACAAAAAGGGATGAAGGAATTGGATGGTGTCAACTGAGATTTTTTTTTTTCTAAAATGTTGAGCTATGTATCATGGTTTTCATAAATTTAAATCGTGTGAGAAACATTTTCTTATGTGCAAATCGACCCCATGACTTTTCTCATGTACAAATAGGGATGCTTTTTCTAGAAATAAATGAAACCAAAAGGCCATATATTAAGTAGCACAAACTCTTACAAAGGCATACTTACAAAAAttgataaatactccctccgttcctaaatatttgtctttctagaggtttGAAATGGTGACTACatatgaaacaaaatgagtgaatttacactctaaaatatgtctatatacatccgtatgtgatgaccatttgaaatctctagaaagacaaatatttaggaacggagggagtacatccaaATACCTGAGGGTGCCCGAAGTCTTGTTCCTCTTGCATTCATCAGCAGCTCCATCCACTTAGATGTACGCTAATCCGAGTTATGACCACTTCCTGGTTTAAAGTCgtacatatatgcatgcatgaagCACACACAAATGCACGTTCCATGAAAAATAACCCATGAAGTTCTCTTCCGACTATCGAGGGGAATGTTACCACGCTTTTTCATTATTTTTGCAACGTTCTGTTTGGATTGTTCCTTTTAAATTCTTTTATTTGTTCTTGTACCTTTACAAAAAAATTAATTATATTTCTCAAGTCAATAAAATGCTATATTTTCAAGTCGATGGAAACATAGTTACCCCTAAACATGGACATTTTCGGGGTTGGGCCAGGTTTTGGGCTAGGCATTGGAAAGCTTGACTTGGGCATTGGAAAGCTTGACTTGATGAAATGCTATGCAAGACATCACCTAAAAGCCTAGAAAAATCAATATGTTTTGCATttttaatatttttggtataaataaaGGTATTATTGAAGGAATTTTAAATATAATGGGAATTTCAAATGTTTCGGTTTTTTACGCTATTGAACTGTGCTCCGGCAATAACAATCATAGACTGCCCAACGCAAATCTAGGGCTTTTGCGTCGGGCTACCCATGTCGCAGTTTTAGTCAGATCACAAGATGATTTCGGTGAAGGATTTGGATCACCATTCTATGATATTTTCACGTGCTGCGATTTTGCTATTTTTCCAGTGGATACATTACTATATCAAAGTCATCGCCAAAAGAGTATATGGTGAGATTCATGAAGCACAAAGACTAACACTGTGTTCTTGTCAAGTCAATTTATTGGTTGTTTATaccccctccgtttttatttagtccgcgtattagtTTTAGTCAAaatcaagctttgtaaactttgataaaacttgtaaaaaaaatattaacatatacaataacaaatcaataccgttaaatttattattgaatgtactttcacattataTAGATTTGTTATAGTAAATGTTTGTACTTTTTTCTataaactcggtcaaactttgtgaagtttgattTCAGTCGGCTCTAATATGTagagttttttttttgagacaatctcaCGAAGCTTTTATTAaatcgtcacaatgtttacagggacgaaaggAAGATTTCCGGgatggcctaaccaaacatggcggccaatCCCTAGAGAAAGTGCATGGTTCGCTAAATTGTGAGCCTCAAAatttgagctcctaaattcatggctAAAATTGCAAGAATCAAAAGACCACGAGTGATCTATTATTTCATGTATGATTGCTCCGTACCGAGAGGCATTTTCCTTCCGAATATCTTCAACCACCACTTTGCAGTCGGAAGCCACATGGATTCTCCGTAGATATTAATCATCTGATAGGGCAAGAGCTTCTCGAATTGCCAAGCCTTCTAGAGTTTCCGGTTCAGCAATATATCTGAAAACTAGCGCTGAGGCTCCCAAGAACTCTCCATCAACATTTCTGCTTATTGCTACCACGGCGCCGTATCTTCTATGCTGAGGTACAGCCGCATCAACATTCACTTTTGCACTGTCTTCGATCGGCGGCTGCCAAACTGTAGGTCTTGGGGCCCTAGTTACCACCGGCCTCGACGATATTGTATTCGCCACTTGTAGTTCATTCAAATATCGTGTGATGAAGCCCTGGATTGACAATGGTGATTGGAAAATATCCTCATGGATTGCTTTCCTTCTCGCTCCCTAGATTGCCCATGAAGTGACAACAAGCCGTACAAACTCTTCCTTGCTTAGTATCTCATGTAGTGCAAAAAGCCAGTCCTTCGAGCTCTCTTCTTGTCGATCGACCAGATGTTGGACAAGCTGTTTCGGAGCCAGCGCCCAAACACTGCTGGACATCGGGCAAGTAAGTAGTGCATGCCTCCATGTGTCCCTTGCCCCGCAAAGGTTACATGTTTCCTCTGTCGACATATGACGGTGTTTCAATAGCTCACCAGTAGGCATGGACTGCCTAGATAACCTCCACACAAACATCCTGAGTTTTGAAGGTACTTGGATGTGCCAAATGCTGCTCCATTGCTTGCTCTCATGCTGAACGTACGAAGATCCCTCGGCCTCATGCAACCATGCCTCCATGCTTAATTTTGTCCTCAAGATCATGCGGTACGCCGAGCGAACACTAAAAATTCCACGGGTTTCCTCATGCCATGCCTAGAAGTCTAATACTCTGCGTGTACATAGTGGGATCTTGAGAATTTCCTCATAATCAAAAGGAGTGAAAATAGACCGAACTAGTCCTTCATTCCAAGAGGAGGTAGAAGCATTAATCAGTTGAGCAACTCTAGCCGGCGGGTGCTGTACCAGGGATGTTATAGGCCTTTTAAAACTCTCCCTCGGGATCCAGTTGTGTGCCCAAATGTCCGTGGTTTCTCCATCTCCAATCCTCCTGATAATGCCCTGCGCCAATATGTCCCGGCCATCCAAAATAGCCCTCCAAATCTGCGATGGATGAGATCCCAGCTCAGCATCTAGCAAAGAGCAGTTTGGGAAGTAAACTGATTTGAGGATTTTTGAGCTTAGTGAGAGTTCTGACGTCATAGTCTGCCATGCCTGACGCGCCAGAAGCGCCATGTTAAAGATCTCCAGGTCACGGAAGCCGAGACCACCCATATGTTTCGGTCTAGTCATCGTGTCCCATGCCACCCAACTGGGCTTCCTCCTTCCCCACCAGAATTGCCTTATGATTGATGTGATGTTCTCGCATAGCCCTCTCGGCAATCTGAAGCATGCCATGGAATAAACAGGTATCGCTTGTGCCATAGACTTAATCAGTACTTCTTTTCCAGCTGAGGACAACAGTTTCTCCATCCAACCTTTAATCTTCTCCCATACTCTATCTCTCAGATATTTGAACGTTCCGTTCTTTGAGTGACCAACATCAGTTGGCATTCCCGATAACGATCAGACAAAGACTCATTTTGGACCTGTAGAGAGTTCTTCACCTCTGTTTTGGTGGGGCTGGACACCCTTTGCTGAAAAATATAGAAGATTTATCATGGTTTATCCTCTGCCATGATGCTTCGTAGTATTTATCTAGCAGGTTTGACACTGTAACTGCTCCCTCTACacttgccttgaaaagcaacaggctgtcatctgcaaatagGAGGTGATTAATAGTTGGAGCCATGGGGGCCACCTTGATACCTACTAGTGATGACTGAGAACTGGATTtcaagaggcacgaaaggccctctgctgcaatcaagaataagtaggGGGAGATTGGGTCTCCCTGCCGGATTCCTCTAGTTGGTTTGAAAGAGTCAAGCTTCTCACCATTAAAAAGAACTAAAAATGAGACAGATGATACCATAGCCATGACTGTGTTGATCCACTGTTCTGCAAAACCGAGTTTAGTCATGATAGTTCTCAAATATGTCCATTCTAGCctatcataggccttcatcatatccaacttcaGAGCACAAAAGCTATTGGATTTCGCCCTGGACCGCTTCATAAAATGCAGACATTCATAAGAACAAATGATGTTATCTGTAATTTGCCTCCCTGGCACAAAAGCGGACTGCTCTTCCGATATTATATCAGGTAAGATGATCTTCAACCTATTAGCGACCACCTTGGATGCTATCTTGTATAACACATTGCAAAGACTTATAGGTCTAAACTGGGATAAAATAGTGGGATTCGTTACCTTCGGTATAAGAACCAAAACTATGTCATTAATGCATTCTGGGCTTTCTTCTCCACGGACTATACTTAGGACTACCTTGGTGACCTCGTCACCACATACATCCCAATGTCGCTGATAAAGGGGGCAGGAAACCCACCCGGGCCCGGCGCCTTGGTAGGAAACATTTGAAACAAAGCATTTTTTACCTCTTCGTTGGTGTACGGAGCACAAAGGGAGGCGTTCATATCATCGGTCACCTTCAGCGGGACATGCTCAAGCACCTCTTCCATATTGTGAACCCCCTGTATGGTATACAAGTTTTGATAAAACATGTTTGCCATGTCCCTTAGTTCTGCCGGATCAGAGATGACAACTCCCAGTGAGTTTTGTAAGGCTTTTACCATATTTTTCTTTCTGCGAATGCTAGCTCGAAGATGAATGAATTTGGTATTTTTGTCTCCAGCCGAAAGCCACTCAATTCTCGCCTGTCGCCACATGATCTCCTCTCTGTGATACATCTCGATCAGCCGTTCGTTGATTTTTAATTTCAACGTGAGAAGGTCCAGTCCTTAATGGATCACCCCTGAGCTCCTCAAGAATTTGCTTCAGATTTTTAATCTCCTTCCTGACACTTCCGAAAGTATCCTTGCTCCATCTGGCCAGCCCGCCTGCAAGAGTACGCAGCTTCTCTCGCATTTGTTCAACAGTATTGCATGGTGGTCCTAAAGCCCATCCCTCTGTCAAGAACGGTCGGAGCCCCTCATGTGTCTCCCACATTATCTCATACTTGAAAAGTCTCTTTCTACTTTCCGTTGCTTTGCTTCCATAATCAAGCAAGATTGGTGAGTGGTCTGAGGTGACACACGTAATATGTGTGACTGAGGCCAAAGGGAACCTCGCCATCCAGTCCGCATTCACCATTGCTCTATCCAGTCTGCATCGTGTATAACTGCCCCCAACAACCTTCTTTTCAAAAGTCTAAAAATTGCCCTTAAAACCTATGTCAAGCAGCATGCAAACATCCGTAGCATCCCGGAAGGCCTGGATCTGAGCGTTACTACGCTCTCCCACTCCCTCATGTTCATTCGTACGTAAGACTTCATTAAAATCGCCTATACACAGCCAAGGGAGAGTGCTCAAAGTACTGATTTTTTTAGCACCTCCCACCTTTGGTGTCGAAGGTGTGTCTGCGCCTCTCCATAAACACGAGTCATCCTCCATATTTCCTGTTCGTTCTCCTCAACCGACACATCTAAA
This DNA window, taken from Triticum aestivum cultivar Chinese Spring chromosome 1D, IWGSC CS RefSeq v2.1, whole genome shotgun sequence, encodes the following:
- the LOC123165265 gene encoding cysteine-rich receptor-like protein kinase 2, which produces MQRRPGRPRGRHSLLPAAAGVLRCIVLAGAVAVVAAGAHADAVAAPAILDTVCGSRQAADPESFDVSFVNTLELIYQNVTRSGFGAASSGSGNFSVFGLGQCLAYLSPTDCQLCYAQSRVKLPHCLPADGGRIYVDGCFLRYGAGNFTAAATDAGDTFLCSKDTAPATPAFAAAAAALVRNVTATAPGARGYYYAGSASASAMPTGARVYAAAQCWRSLNATACTACTESARDRVVRQCLPGAAEGYGLNAGCVVRYSTQPFYLPAKAGGGGGSSTRHIIIIVFASVLSAMAVIGIVFIWTRMRPRRDDLHDDMDGSGEIIRTIMSSQLGFRYEELRKATDDFNQINKLGQGGYGSVYKGVLPDGREIAVKRLYLNTRQWTDQFFNEVKLVSQVQHKNLVKLLGCSVEGPESLLVYEYLCNTSLDHYLFDAFKKNALDWERRSEIVLGAAEGLSYLHSGSEVRIIHRDIKASNVMLDERFRPKIGDFGLARNFMEDQTHLSTGLAGTFGYMAPEYIVHGQLTEKADIYSYGVLVLEIVTGRKNHNSVASSAEGLSLMSQLWKHYNAGTLMELLDPNLRDQCSEAEALKVFQVGLLCAQASPNLRPPMWKVVEMLGSGDRVLPKPTEPPFINVKGSNAKSESSGSSMSLMSNSDKSPFSTNQLSVSGVQAR